One genomic window of Paenibacillus xylanilyticus includes the following:
- a CDS encoding ABC transporter permease produces the protein MNSMRWRNLRTQFRHQKLGIAAVIILGIFVLASLFAFLSPHDPNEIVVMERLQQPSADHWFGTDDYGRDYLARALYGGRVSLAVGFLSMAIAVIVGTLVGTVSGYFGGWVDNTLMRIVDVLMSIPSFFLMLILNAYLKPGIGTIIVIIGVLSWMNIARIVRAEAMSVKQREYVLYARVSGQKPFRIIMKHIIPNIMPTIIVAATINIAGAILMESSLSFLGLGVKQPNSSWGSMLNDAQGFISEAPYMAIFPGLFILLTVLSFNFLGDVFRVAFEPKANKR, from the coding sequence ATGAATTCAATGCGCTGGCGTAACTTACGGACGCAGTTCAGGCATCAGAAACTGGGCATTGCGGCTGTCATTATATTGGGCATATTTGTGCTCGCATCCCTGTTTGCGTTTTTATCCCCGCATGATCCCAATGAGATTGTGGTCATGGAGCGATTGCAGCAGCCGAGTGCGGATCACTGGTTCGGGACGGATGATTATGGACGAGATTATTTGGCTCGTGCGCTGTACGGAGGCCGTGTTTCTCTTGCGGTAGGTTTCCTGTCGATGGCCATCGCAGTTATAGTAGGTACACTCGTCGGCACGGTGAGTGGCTATTTTGGAGGCTGGGTGGATAATACGTTGATGCGTATTGTGGACGTACTGATGTCCATTCCGTCATTCTTCCTCATGTTGATCCTGAACGCGTACCTCAAACCGGGAATTGGCACGATTATCGTCATTATTGGGGTGTTAAGCTGGATGAACATTGCCCGGATTGTGAGGGCGGAAGCCATGTCGGTGAAGCAGCGGGAGTATGTTCTGTATGCGCGGGTATCGGGGCAGAAGCCCTTCCGCATCATTATGAAGCACATCATCCCCAACATCATGCCGACCATTATCGTAGCCGCAACCATCAATATTGCAGGAGCTATTCTTATGGAATCGTCCCTGAGCTTTCTCGGCCTGGGAGTCAAACAGCCGAATTCCTCCTGGGGCAGCATGCTGAATGATGCCCAGGGCTTCATCAGTGAAGCGCCGTATATGGCCATTTTCCCTGGATTGTTCATTTTGCTGACAGTACTATCCTTCAACTTCCTGGGTGATGTATTCCGTGTAGCCTTTGAACCTAAAGCAAACAAAAGATAG
- the clpP gene encoding ATP-dependent Clp endopeptidase proteolytic subunit ClpP: MNHVPYVVEQTARGERSYDIYSRLLKDRIIMVSGEIEDQMANAIVAQLLFLTAEDPEKDIQMYINSPGGSVTAGFSIYDTMQFVKPDISTICTGMAASFGTILLVGGTKGKRFALPNSEIMIHQPHGGTRGQASDMLIHANRIIQHRQRLNELLANHTGQPLERIERDSDRDYFLTAAEAVEYGLVDKVISRTD, from the coding sequence ATGAACCATGTACCTTATGTAGTTGAACAGACAGCCCGCGGTGAGCGGAGCTATGATATTTATTCACGTTTGCTGAAAGATCGAATCATTATGGTGTCCGGGGAGATTGAGGATCAGATGGCAAATGCCATTGTGGCCCAGCTTCTGTTTCTGACCGCAGAGGACCCCGAAAAGGATATCCAGATGTACATCAACAGTCCGGGTGGATCTGTTACAGCCGGATTCTCAATCTATGACACGATGCAATTTGTGAAGCCGGATATTTCAACGATCTGCACTGGCATGGCCGCGAGTTTCGGTACGATTCTGCTGGTCGGTGGAACTAAAGGAAAACGGTTCGCTCTGCCAAATAGTGAGATTATGATCCATCAACCCCATGGGGGTACGCGCGGGCAGGCATCGGATATGCTAATTCATGCCAACCGAATCATTCAGCACCGCCAGCGGCTCAACGAGCTGTTAGCGAACCATACGGGCCAACCACTGGAGCGCATCGAGAGAGATTCGGATCGCGATTATTTCCTGACCGCAGCGGAAGCGGTGGAATATGGACTGGTGGACAAAGTCATATCCAGAACAGATTAA
- a CDS encoding DMT family transporter, which produces MVAAAFTVMCLIFGTTFLAIKIGVEAGMPPFLSAGLRFIIAGALMFAWMWMKGKVNLSLLWRKEMLLTGAGLTFGTFATLYWAEQYVSSGVGAILSATGPLMIMVMQTALLRQKTSARMIAGCLIGFGGVVLVVLPGVSIGGSSLWLWGCIAVLVGEVCYSAGALYSKKVINQFKEASPVAINAVQMMYGGLLLSGLSAVTESWSTSTLDWAPAILSLIYLTVIGSMVGHSLFYWIMSRTNPLFPATWLYISPPIAVGLGAVVYGEHVSWITWIGVVLVVSGLLAMNEKVMSWLKRGKRTNSLVQTSKPVVK; this is translated from the coding sequence ATGGTTGCAGCAGCATTTACAGTAATGTGTCTTATTTTTGGAACAACGTTCCTGGCGATTAAAATTGGGGTCGAGGCAGGCATGCCGCCTTTTCTATCGGCCGGATTACGTTTTATCATTGCAGGGGCATTGATGTTTGCATGGATGTGGATGAAAGGGAAGGTCAATCTGTCCCTGCTGTGGAGAAAAGAAATGCTCCTGACCGGAGCAGGGCTGACCTTCGGTACGTTTGCCACGTTATATTGGGCAGAGCAATATGTCAGCTCAGGCGTTGGGGCTATTTTATCAGCTACCGGGCCGTTGATGATTATGGTAATGCAGACTGCTTTGCTGCGGCAGAAAACCTCTGCCCGCATGATTGCAGGCTGCCTGATCGGTTTTGGAGGCGTTGTGCTTGTCGTTTTACCCGGTGTATCCATTGGTGGAAGTTCACTGTGGTTATGGGGGTGTATCGCCGTACTTGTGGGAGAAGTATGCTATTCAGCAGGCGCCCTGTACTCCAAGAAGGTGATCAATCAGTTCAAGGAAGCAAGTCCCGTAGCGATTAATGCCGTACAGATGATGTATGGGGGATTGCTGTTATCCGGGCTCTCGGCAGTGACGGAATCGTGGAGCACGTCTACACTTGATTGGGCTCCGGCGATCTTGTCCCTGATCTACTTGACGGTGATTGGATCAATGGTAGGGCATAGCCTGTTCTACTGGATCATGTCACGTACGAACCCGCTGTTCCCGGCAACCTGGCTGTACATTTCTCCTCCGATTGCGGTCGGTCTTGGAGCGGTTGTGTATGGTGAACATGTAAGCTGGATCACCTGGATCGGTGTTGTGCTTGTGGTATCCGGTTTGCTGGCGATGAATGAGAAAGTGATGAGCTGGCTGAAGAGAGGTAAACGAACCAATTCATTGGTGCAAACTTCCAAACCTGTGGTAAAATAG
- a CDS encoding RNA polymerase sigma factor — MAFVKSVDCRINRPHDHRNQLKPTTQTGHQAEYSVEQMMESVLPDLISSLYAYCLSLTGSTWEAEDLVQDTCVKMLASSAMQSCNTKQEMNWEAYLIRIARNTWIDVIRKREKLACKLDSLKPFMQECAEEERFEEIESAVQILVNELPPWQRAIYILRDLMGYTTAETAEMLDTSEGAVKAALNRARSALERVRRSRLETEGEAVSGADEDSVSAEQLRSYLMAFRSGDTARLIDLCLNRTDDPVAVAGTILQQSLPSSSTQPMMYGYSNSGMTSMMYGGGCAALMVA, encoded by the coding sequence ATGGCCTTTGTGAAGTCCGTGGATTGCAGAATCAACAGACCACATGATCATCGTAACCAACTCAAGCCAACTACCCAGACTGGTCATCAAGCTGAATACAGCGTGGAACAGATGATGGAAAGTGTACTGCCGGATCTGATAAGCAGTCTCTACGCTTATTGTCTGTCTCTGACCGGTTCAACCTGGGAGGCCGAGGATCTGGTTCAGGATACCTGCGTAAAAATGCTGGCTTCTTCGGCTATGCAGTCCTGTAATACAAAGCAAGAGATGAACTGGGAAGCCTATCTGATCCGGATTGCGCGCAACACATGGATTGACGTCATTCGCAAGCGGGAGAAGCTCGCTTGCAAATTGGATAGCCTGAAACCATTTATGCAAGAATGTGCGGAGGAGGAGCGATTCGAGGAGATCGAGTCTGCTGTTCAGATCCTTGTCAATGAGCTGCCGCCGTGGCAGCGAGCGATATATATATTACGTGATTTAATGGGTTACACGACGGCAGAGACTGCGGAGATGCTGGATACATCGGAAGGAGCGGTCAAAGCCGCGCTGAATCGCGCCAGATCTGCTCTGGAACGCGTCAGACGAAGCCGCCTGGAAACGGAAGGCGAAGCAGTGAGTGGCGCAGATGAAGATTCAGTGAGCGCAGAACAGCTGCGAAGCTATTTGATGGCTTTTCGCAGTGGAGATACGGCGCGTCTGATTGATCTGTGCCTGAACCGTACGGATGATCCGGTGGCCGTGGCAGGAACGATTCTGCAGCAGTCTTTGCCGTCTTCATCAACGCAGCCAATGATGTACGGATATTCCAATTCCGGCATGACTTCAATGATGTATGGAGGAGGATGTGCCGCTCTCATGGTTGCGTAA
- a CDS encoding Cof-type HAD-IIB family hydrolase — MAYKLMAIDIDDTLINDNKEVTPATQTALEQAVAHGVVVTLATGRAYASAQALARQTGLNVPIITYQGALVKNLLDEKVLYERYVPQDASRKLYDYCLENNLHLQTYIDDKLYAREENDKLRDYAKLNGTQYHIEPDFIKVIEQQTPKLLIIDEPDYLDKVAVDLRELLGPEVHITKSKPYFLEIMHREGTKGHALTFLADHFGHQLSECIAIGDSWNDHEMLEVAGLGVAMGNAIPALKELADYITASNNEDGVKQVIEKFVLNAE, encoded by the coding sequence ATGGCTTACAAATTAATGGCAATTGACATCGATGATACCCTCATCAACGACAACAAGGAAGTAACTCCTGCAACACAAACGGCATTGGAGCAAGCGGTTGCTCATGGTGTAGTCGTTACCCTGGCAACAGGACGTGCCTATGCTTCTGCACAAGCACTTGCTCGCCAAACGGGATTGAACGTGCCAATCATTACGTATCAGGGTGCTTTGGTCAAAAACCTGCTGGACGAGAAAGTACTCTATGAGCGCTATGTACCGCAAGACGCTTCCCGCAAATTGTACGACTACTGCCTGGAGAACAATCTCCATCTTCAAACGTACATTGATGACAAACTGTATGCTCGCGAAGAGAACGACAAACTGCGTGATTATGCGAAGCTGAATGGTACCCAGTACCATATCGAGCCGGACTTCATCAAAGTTATTGAACAACAAACACCAAAATTGCTTATCATCGATGAGCCAGACTATCTGGATAAAGTGGCCGTTGACCTGCGTGAATTGCTTGGACCAGAAGTCCATATCACCAAGTCCAAACCATACTTCCTCGAGATCATGCATCGCGAAGGAACCAAAGGACATGCCCTTACCTTCCTGGCCGATCACTTTGGTCACCAATTGAGCGAGTGCATTGCAATCGGTGATTCCTGGAATGACCATGAAATGCTGGAAGTTGCCGGCCTTGGCGTGGCCATGGGTAATGCAATCCCTGCTCTCAAAGAGCTGGCAGATTACATTACGGCAAGCAACAACGAAGACGGCGTAAAACAGGTCATTGAGAAATTTGTGCTGAACGCGGAGTAA
- a CDS encoding ABC transporter ATP-binding protein, with the protein MTDLLSVKELRTSFATREGEVQSVRGVSFTLNEGEVVGLVGESGSGKSVTARSLIRLIQSPGRITDGQILFRGEDLLNKSDSEMRKIRGNRISMIFQDPMTSLNPVVRVGKQMIEVIRRHRKMDKSAARKEAIELLRQVGIPSPEERIDQYPHEFSGGMRQRVMIAMALSCKPELLIADEPTTALDVTIQAQILQLMQELKESTQTSILMITHDLGVVAQVCTRVIVMYGGLIMEEGPVERIFAHPQHPYTQGLLRSIPKPGEEGGRQRLATIEGTPPNLLHPPTGCPFMERCPHAMEVCKQMPEYTETAPGHRALCWLLNDEDRNQHQAQLGTRTEEVEK; encoded by the coding sequence ATGACAGATTTATTATCGGTCAAAGAACTGAGAACGTCCTTTGCCACCCGTGAAGGAGAGGTGCAATCCGTACGGGGGGTAAGCTTTACCCTGAATGAGGGCGAAGTAGTTGGACTCGTTGGTGAGTCGGGCAGCGGCAAAAGTGTAACAGCCCGTTCATTGATCAGGCTCATCCAGTCGCCGGGGCGGATTACGGATGGACAGATTTTGTTTCGAGGAGAAGATCTGCTGAACAAATCGGATAGTGAAATGCGCAAAATTCGGGGCAACCGGATCTCCATGATATTTCAGGATCCGATGACTTCGCTTAATCCTGTAGTCCGTGTGGGCAAACAGATGATTGAAGTTATTCGCCGTCACCGGAAAATGGATAAGTCCGCGGCTCGCAAGGAAGCCATTGAGCTGCTGCGCCAGGTAGGTATTCCTTCACCAGAGGAACGCATCGACCAATATCCGCATGAATTCAGCGGCGGGATGCGCCAACGTGTAATGATTGCCATGGCTTTGTCCTGCAAGCCCGAGCTGCTCATTGCCGATGAACCAACGACGGCACTTGATGTGACGATCCAGGCGCAAATTTTGCAGCTGATGCAGGAGCTGAAGGAATCCACACAGACATCTATTTTAATGATTACGCATGACCTTGGTGTCGTCGCGCAGGTCTGTACACGCGTGATCGTGATGTATGGTGGATTGATTATGGAAGAAGGGCCGGTAGAACGCATATTTGCCCATCCCCAGCACCCCTATACGCAGGGACTGCTGCGATCCATTCCGAAGCCGGGTGAAGAAGGGGGACGACAACGGCTCGCTACGATTGAAGGCACACCGCCGAACCTGCTGCACCCGCCAACGGGATGTCCGTTTATGGAACGTTGTCCACATGCGATGGAAGTCTGCAAGCAGATGCCTGAGTATACCGAAACAGCACCGGGCCATCGCGCTTTATGTTGGCTGCTGAATGACGAAGATCGAAACCAACACCAGGCACAACTTGGAACACGTACAGAGGAGGTGGAGAAATGA
- a CDS encoding IS3 family transposase (programmed frameshift) has protein sequence MAKFTNEQKMDAVIRYQSKSESVREIANSLGANQEVVRMWIKQAEYHGLAAFKKSYTSYTMQFKMDVLNNMNEMGISPNEAAVIFNISSPALIRTWRIKLNTVGLDALISKKKGRPSLKKKSSKPTKPTRTEDSTEALQAEIQRLRMENEYFKKVKCLSSKQKKITKKDKVKVIYELRQKYPVKALVAFAQIPRSTYYNVVKKLDQLDPDLDLKVEIQAIYDEHEGRYGYRRICDELANRQQKVNHKRVQRIMKELGLKCLVRMKKYKSYKGTIGKIATNILNRNFTSEVPNAKWVTDITEFKLFGEKLYLSPVLDLFNGEIITYTIGSRPTYSLVSEMLDQALERLPEDHQLLMHSDQGWHYQMKPYRTKLESRGIVQSMSRKGNCYDNSVMENFFGIMKSEFLYLKEFESLEYFKKELKKYIEYYNTKRMKAKFKMSPVEYRTHFNQAA, from the exons ATGGCTAAATTTACAAACGAACAAAAAATGGATGCAGTTATTAGATATCAAAGCAAATCGGAAAGTGTAAGGGAAATTGCTAATTCACTTGGGGCGAATCAAGAAGTTGTACGGATGTGGATTAAACAAGCTGAGTATCACGGGTTAGCCGCCTTTAAAAAGTCCTATACTTCCTACACTATGCAGTTTAAGATGGACGTACTTAATAATATGAACGAAATGGGGATATCTCCTAACGAAGCTGCAGTCATCTTTAATATTTCCTCTCCAGCATTAATTCGAACGTGGAGGATAAAGCTTAATACGGTAGGGTTAGATGCGCTCATTTCGAAGAAAAAGGGGCGTCCATCCTTGAAGAAAAAATCCAGTAAACCAACAAAGCCAACACGAACTGAAGACTCTACAGAAGCCCTTCAAGCAGAAATCCAACGTCTACGTATGGAAAATGAATACT TTAAAAAAGTTAAATGCCTTAGTTCAAAGCAAAAAAAAATCACCAAGAAAGACAAAGTAAAGGTCATCTATGAATTAAGGCAGAAGTACCCAGTGAAGGCGCTTGTAGCATTCGCACAAATCCCACGTAGCACGTATTACAATGTAGTAAAGAAGTTGGATCAACTAGATCCAGATCTGGACTTAAAAGTGGAGATTCAAGCAATCTATGATGAACATGAAGGTCGTTATGGCTATCGACGCATTTGTGATGAACTAGCGAATCGCCAGCAAAAAGTGAATCATAAAAGGGTCCAGCGCATTATGAAAGAGTTAGGTTTAAAGTGCTTAGTACGCATGAAAAAATATAAATCGTACAAAGGTACGATAGGTAAAATCGCAACAAACATTTTAAATAGAAACTTCACATCGGAAGTACCTAATGCAAAGTGGGTCACCGATATTACTGAGTTTAAATTATTTGGTGAGAAGCTTTATTTATCGCCTGTACTAGATTTATTTAATGGGGAAATTATTACGTATACCATTGGCTCAAGGCCAACGTATTCCCTTGTTTCAGAGATGTTAGATCAAGCTTTAGAACGTTTGCCAGAGGACCATCAGCTACTGATGCATTCTGATCAAGGCTGGCACTATCAAATGAAGCCCTATCGTACAAAGCTTGAATCTAGAGGAATTGTACAAAGTATGTCTCGTAAAGGTAATTGTTACGACAATTCAGTGATGGAAAATTTCTTCGGGATAATGAAATCAGAATTCCTCTATTTGAAGGAATTTGAAAGCTTAGAGTATTTCAAAAAAGAACTTAAAAAATATATCGAATACTACAACACGAAACGAATGAAAGCAAAATTTAAAATGAGCCCGGTAGAATACCGAACTCATTTTAATCAAGCTGCCTAA
- a CDS encoding ABC transporter ATP-binding protein: MSAITDQREVLLDVRGLKKYFPVRGRNKGQEVVKAVDNVSFHIHKGETFGLVGESGCGKSTTGRSIVRLYDVTDGSILFGGQDVAKMNERQLKPFRKRMQTIFQDPYSSLNPGMNVLQIISEPMEIHNYGSKAEMKGRAYDLMNRVGLKPEHAERYPHEFSGGQRQRISIARALSVNPEFILCDEPLSALDVSVQAQVVNMLEDLQAEMGLTYLFIAHDLSMVRHISNRIGVMYRGKLVEVAPTEELYRNPVHPYTQALLAAIPVPDPSVRNEMPPIYSGDTDPSARRGDEEPEWMEVSPGHFVSGYRDRI; this comes from the coding sequence ATGAGTGCAATAACAGATCAGCGTGAAGTGCTGCTGGACGTGCGTGGACTAAAAAAATATTTCCCCGTGCGTGGAAGAAACAAGGGTCAGGAAGTCGTTAAGGCTGTCGATAACGTTAGCTTCCATATTCATAAGGGGGAGACGTTCGGACTCGTGGGTGAGTCCGGCTGCGGCAAATCAACAACTGGACGCAGCATCGTAAGACTCTATGATGTGACGGATGGAAGTATCCTGTTTGGCGGACAGGACGTTGCCAAGATGAACGAAAGACAGCTGAAGCCGTTTCGCAAACGGATGCAGACGATTTTCCAAGACCCGTACTCATCACTGAATCCAGGCATGAATGTCTTGCAAATCATCAGTGAACCAATGGAGATTCATAACTATGGTTCGAAGGCAGAAATGAAGGGGAGAGCGTATGACCTGATGAACCGCGTAGGCTTGAAGCCGGAACATGCCGAACGTTATCCGCATGAGTTCAGCGGTGGACAACGTCAGCGGATCAGCATTGCTCGGGCTCTGTCGGTCAATCCGGAGTTTATACTGTGTGATGAGCCGTTGTCTGCGCTGGATGTATCCGTACAGGCCCAGGTGGTCAACATGCTTGAAGACCTGCAGGCAGAGATGGGTCTGACCTATTTGTTCATTGCCCATGACTTGTCGATGGTACGTCATATCTCCAACCGGATTGGGGTAATGTATCGCGGCAAACTGGTTGAGGTGGCTCCAACCGAAGAACTGTACCGCAATCCGGTACATCCGTATACCCAGGCCTTGCTCGCTGCAATACCCGTTCCGGATCCAAGCGTTCGCAACGAGATGCCACCCATCTATAGCGGGGACACGGACCCATCAGCACGTCGCGGGGATGAAGAACCGGAATGGATGGAAGTGTCGCCGGGACACTTTGTATCCGGATATCGGGACAGGATATAA
- a CDS encoding ABC transporter permease, with product MNNYIVRRIVQAIPLLFVISIVSFTLIKLAPGDPVLSFVTPNMGAEDVERIRQNLGLDQPMYVQYVVWLKNVLTGDLGYSLVNHRPVAELIVERLPATFGLMGASLLLSLLISIPLSMIAGSRQNSLFDRGLSLLSYIGISIPSFWFGMMLIYFFAVQLHWLPSMGMRTVGVDSAWDIIKHGILPCTVLTFMNVSVYMRYIRSNTISQLEEDYVQIQYAYGATRGTVLLRHVLKNVLLPVITILGMSLPELIAGAFITESVFSWPGMGSLGISAVHGLDYPIIMGITMISSVLLVVGNLVADILYGVVDPRIKTTG from the coding sequence GTGAATAACTATATTGTCCGAAGGATCGTACAGGCGATCCCGCTTTTGTTTGTTATCTCCATCGTTTCCTTTACCTTGATCAAGCTGGCGCCGGGCGATCCGGTGCTTTCCTTTGTTACTCCCAATATGGGAGCAGAGGATGTGGAACGTATTCGGCAAAATCTTGGACTGGACCAGCCCATGTATGTGCAATACGTGGTGTGGCTGAAAAATGTTCTGACAGGTGATCTCGGCTATTCACTGGTCAATCACCGCCCGGTTGCCGAATTAATTGTTGAACGTCTTCCCGCTACGTTTGGATTGATGGGAGCGTCGCTATTGTTATCATTACTTATTTCGATTCCACTGAGCATGATTGCGGGTTCGCGCCAGAACAGTTTGTTTGACCGTGGTCTCAGTCTTCTTTCCTACATTGGGATTTCCATTCCGAGCTTCTGGTTCGGCATGATGTTGATTTATTTTTTCGCCGTACAGCTGCACTGGCTGCCCAGCATGGGCATGCGGACCGTCGGAGTCGATTCGGCGTGGGATATTATCAAACATGGTATTCTGCCATGTACCGTACTGACCTTCATGAATGTGTCGGTGTACATGCGTTATATTCGTTCAAATACGATCAGTCAGCTGGAAGAGGACTATGTTCAGATTCAGTATGCTTATGGAGCTACCCGAGGAACAGTACTGCTTCGCCATGTGCTCAAAAATGTACTGCTTCCGGTCATCACCATTCTCGGCATGTCCTTGCCTGAGCTGATTGCCGGAGCGTTTATTACGGAATCTGTATTCTCATGGCCAGGGATGGGTTCACTGGGAATCTCAGCCGTGCATGGTCTGGATTATCCGATTATTATGGGCATTACGATGATTTCCTCCGTGCTGCTGGTGGTCGGTAACCTGGTAGCCGATATTCTATATGGCGTGGTAGATCCACGAATTAAGACAACGGGGTGA
- a CDS encoding PLP-dependent aminotransferase family protein → MGKAMLMTDNSLKLYEQVVHYLVVRIEAGEWAEHEKLPSVRSLSEQLGVHRLTVFKAYQELKERGNVYVKDKSGYYVSPADPSPVADQADDPAVSAWLHWDSLARVQSLEAEYQFSKSLIDPALLPNRYWGELMRDLLDQYPRLLGTYSTIQGDMELRSALASHLTLKERFYISAEEVLITTGAQQAIDLISRSLVRPGDRVLMERPTYGPAMEIFRKQGARLIFTDIHPAGYDLEQIEHLMKTEKPRVFYMTPTFQNPTGINIPTEQRKQLPELAEQYGCFLVEDDSTYDIYFKEKPPAPIFTYDTTGHTLYIRSYSKYVAPGLRIAAIMCRPRFMPGLQAVKALADNGTPLLNQKLFLRYFQSPRMHQHLSKLRTAIQLRMEVMEKCLQETDWNWTRPEGGLNIWAELPEGIDTGRLLHQCMEHSVAFVPGTVFDPSEASASRKLRLSFSYTHEQQIREGMNRLMELVKRMD, encoded by the coding sequence GTGGGCAAAGCCATGTTGATGACAGATAACAGCCTTAAACTATATGAACAGGTGGTTCATTATCTCGTGGTGCGTATTGAGGCGGGAGAGTGGGCGGAACATGAAAAGCTCCCTTCGGTGCGAAGCCTGTCCGAGCAGCTCGGTGTACATCGGCTTACGGTGTTCAAAGCCTATCAGGAGCTGAAGGAACGCGGGAATGTGTACGTGAAGGACAAGTCCGGTTATTATGTCAGTCCTGCTGACCCGTCGCCTGTAGCGGACCAGGCAGATGACCCTGCTGTATCCGCCTGGCTGCACTGGGACTCACTCGCGCGCGTGCAGTCCCTTGAAGCCGAATATCAATTTTCGAAGTCACTGATTGATCCTGCCCTGCTCCCTAACCGTTACTGGGGAGAACTCATGCGGGATTTGCTGGATCAGTATCCCCGGCTGCTCGGTACATATTCAACCATTCAGGGTGATATGGAACTGCGTAGTGCGCTGGCAAGCCATCTGACACTGAAAGAACGATTTTACATTTCAGCGGAAGAAGTACTCATTACTACGGGAGCCCAGCAGGCCATTGATCTGATCTCCCGAAGCCTGGTCAGACCAGGCGACCGTGTCCTGATGGAAAGGCCGACCTATGGCCCTGCCATGGAAATTTTCCGCAAACAGGGTGCACGCCTGATCTTCACGGATATACACCCGGCGGGTTATGATCTGGAACAGATTGAGCATCTGATGAAGACGGAGAAGCCCCGCGTATTTTACATGACGCCAACCTTCCAGAATCCGACCGGTATTAATATTCCAACCGAACAGCGGAAACAGCTTCCCGAACTTGCCGAACAATATGGATGCTTTCTCGTTGAAGATGACAGCACGTACGATATTTATTTCAAGGAGAAACCTCCGGCGCCAATCTTTACGTACGATACGACAGGACACACGCTCTACATTCGCAGCTACAGCAAATATGTTGCTCCGGGTCTGCGTATTGCGGCAATAATGTGCCGTCCCCGGTTTATGCCAGGACTGCAGGCGGTTAAAGCACTGGCTGATAACGGAACTCCCCTTCTGAACCAGAAGTTGTTTCTCCGTTACTTTCAATCTCCGCGCATGCATCAGCACCTGTCGAAGCTGCGTACCGCCATACAATTACGGATGGAAGTCATGGAAAAGTGTTTGCAAGAAACAGACTGGAATTGGACCCGGCCTGAGGGCGGACTCAACATCTGGGCGGAGCTTCCGGAAGGCATCGATACAGGACGACTGCTTCACCAGTGCATGGAGCATTCTGTGGCGTTTGTCCCCGGAACGGTATTTGATCCTTCGGAAGCTTCCGCAAGTCGCAAGCTGCGTTTGTCCTTCTCCTATACACACGAACAGCAGATTCGCGAAGGAATGAACAGACTCATGGAACTAGTTAAAAGGATGGATTAG
- a CDS encoding MBL fold metallo-hydrolase, whose product MNQLTFLGTGDAMGVPRVYCDCAVCTEARLTGINQRKRSSVLIHSDGTSEPFMIDCGPDWRSQMEDQGLRMVHTVLVTHAHFDHIGGLPEWADACRWLGVKGSLYAPREVITTIQGQFPWLSAHMNFMETDDDIQLGGWNVHSWKVCHGKNGYSYAYRLEREGYSWAYCSDAIDLKEAEKKPLHGLDLLVLGTSFVHELAEFSTRSVYDMREAQALLRELKPGRTYFTHMSHDVDVQQNYDLDPGITLAATGMKVPLGSV is encoded by the coding sequence TTGAATCAGCTAACATTTCTGGGAACCGGGGATGCCATGGGCGTACCGCGTGTATACTGTGATTGTGCAGTCTGTACGGAGGCCCGTCTGACCGGGATCAACCAGCGTAAACGTTCTTCTGTTCTGATCCATTCAGATGGTACATCCGAACCGTTTATGATTGACTGCGGACCAGACTGGAGATCACAGATGGAGGATCAGGGATTGCGTATGGTTCATACAGTATTGGTGACACATGCGCATTTTGACCATATTGGAGGTTTGCCGGAATGGGCGGATGCCTGCCGCTGGCTGGGGGTTAAGGGCAGCTTGTACGCACCGCGCGAAGTAATCACAACCATTCAGGGGCAATTTCCTTGGCTAAGCGCGCACATGAACTTTATGGAAACGGACGATGATATCCAGCTTGGCGGTTGGAACGTGCACTCCTGGAAGGTCTGCCATGGTAAAAACGGTTATTCCTATGCATATCGGCTTGAGCGGGAAGGGTACAGCTGGGCGTATTGTTCGGATGCCATCGATCTGAAGGAAGCAGAGAAGAAGCCGCTGCACGGGCTGGATCTGCTGGTGCTCGGAACGAGCTTTGTCCATGAGCTTGCGGAATTCTCCACACGATCCGTATACGACATGCGTGAGGCGCAGGCGCTGCTGCGGGAACTGAAACCGGGGCGCACCTATTTTACCCATATGTCTCATGACGTGGATGTACAGCAAAACTACGATCTGGATCCAGGTATTACGCTGGCAGCTACAGGCATGAAGGTACCTTTGGGCAGCGTTTAA